The stretch of DNA GCCGGATCGATCTGAGCGCTGTCAGCCGGGTCGACAGCGCCGGACTGGCGCTGCTCTCGGAGCTGTGCGCCCGCAGTTCGATAGCCCAGGTCAATGGCGATCCGCCGGGACTGGCCGAACTGCGCGCCGCCTACCGCCTCGACGAAGCACTGGCCTTCGCCGGCTGAGCCGTACGAACACTGCGTTCCGGCCACGGTCACGCCGGTGCCGGGCCGTGCCTCCCCCTGAGCCTCTACACTGCGACCCATGCGCCCCCACGCACCCCTTATCGCTTTAGCGCTCGCCTGCGTGCCGTTGTTCGGCCACGCACAGATCCTCACGCGCCCGTTGTCGGGCCAGCAGCGCGAGGAGTTCGAGCGCTGCATGAAGGAAGCCGGTGACGATGCGGCCAAGGCGCGCGCGTGCGTGAAGGCGAGCATCGACGGGCAACCGGTGACGACGCCGGAGCAGCCCGCGACGCCGACGACTCCCGAGCCCACGACTCCCGAACCGGCAACGCCGGTGCCGAGTGAGCCGACGCCGACCACTCCGGTCGAGCAGCCCACGCCCGAACCACACCCGCAAACCGAGCCGACGCCGGTGCCGCCGAGTGACGAGCGCACCCAGGCCGAGCGCGACTACGACGCCCTGTACGGCACGCCGGACGAAGGCTATGCCGATCCGAACCTGCCCACGCCGGCGACGATGCCGACGGTCTATGACCCGTGGGAGAAGTACAACCGCAAGATGCACCGCTTCAACAACGCCGTCGACCGCGGCGTCGCGCGGCCACTGGCGCGCGGTTACGTCAAGGTGGTACCGCGTCCCTTTCGTCTGGGCATAAGCAACTTCTTCAACAACCTCGGCCAGCCGGTGTCCGCGGTCAATGCACTGCTGCAGGGCAAGCCCAAGCAGGCAGGGCAGTCGCTGGGACGCTTCGTCCTCAACACCACGCTGGGCATTGGCGGCATCTTCGACCCGGCCTCCGACGCCAAGCTGCCCAATCGCGGCGAGGACTTCGGCCAGACGCTCGGCGTGTGGGGCTGGAAGAGTTCGCGTTACTTCGAGCTGCCGCTGTTCGGACCGCGCACCGTGCGCGACACGCTGGGTCTTTTCGGCGATGCGCCGCTGAGCCCGCTACGCCAGGTCGAGGCCGACAACATCCGCATTCCGCTGCAGGGCCTGCAGCTGGTCGACGTGCGCTCGCAGCTGCTGGCCACCGACAGTTTCCGCGAAGGTGCCGAGGACGATTACACGCTG from Lysobacter arenosi encodes:
- a CDS encoding STAS domain-containing protein; the protein is MTTATVRQDGDTLAFSGALERAAVASLWAQLRTLGPGLRRIDLSAVSRVDSAGLALLSELCARSSIAQVNGDPPGLAELRAAYRLDEALAFAG
- a CDS encoding MlaA family lipoprotein, which gives rise to MKEAGDDAAKARACVKASIDGQPVTTPEQPATPTTPEPTTPEPATPVPSEPTPTTPVEQPTPEPHPQTEPTPVPPSDERTQAERDYDALYGTPDEGYADPNLPTPATMPTVYDPWEKYNRKMHRFNNAVDRGVARPLARGYVKVVPRPFRLGISNFFNNLGQPVSAVNALLQGKPKQAGQSLGRFVLNTTLGIGGIFDPASDAKLPNRGEDFGQTLGVWGWKSSRYFELPLFGPRTVRDTLGLFGDAPLSPLRQVEADNIRIPLQGLQLVDVRSQLLATDSFREGAEDDYTLVRDAWMQRRDYQIQGDRLNGDETDTLPDYLQDDSNPQVPVDALPVMPADGG